One stretch of Eggerthella lenta DSM 2243 DNA includes these proteins:
- a CDS encoding ATP-binding protein — translation MELITRSRERRRIAIIVVALVLALLIALAYTIVSSRQATAAAVETMSEVYLQELSNQVISHFNTGIDGKFCQLETVGSSLELYDPENLDEVRDFLACMEADDDEYAYLALRGSDGLYYTSWGSDAASDEELAARSELGLSYRDAHGHDVMLYNGTIALVDSFEPVTCGGVTFTAVVAGFGVDTVSGKLNLDLVNGSARSSVIGFDGTCIAGCDAEGLCNGENLFDALESSARLDKGYSMDQVREAVENGETFLLPFWYGGHHEYLYFRPMSNQDWYLCTAMPYGVVDEDVAGLSWVLMQNAVLMATMIIAVIAIFFSIYYQLVKRNTRLLSDEKNRAERASEEARRASLAKSEFLSRMSHEIRTPMNGIMGMTAIALENAHDEEKARACLEKIDVTSEHLMALINDILDMSKIESGKIDIKRETFDFGTFVGSLDDVFGTQALEQGIRYKTEEVGALPSLLVGDGLRLNQIVYNLVGNAFKFTPRDGSVTLRIEELPAPPEEDAAHDDAIWLRFSVTDTGCGIKPENRERIFSSFEQGDESSCRRGGTGLGLAITKRFAEMMGGRISLSSEVGKGSTFTVDVPFGRASGEGAATCDDAFAARSRTHGDGVSYDFSGRRVIVAEDNELNREIATEVLAMAGAEVLAASTGAEAVRAFERSHPGSVDLIFMDIQMPEMDGYEATRVIRSLDRDDARSVPIVAMTANAFVEDEERSRMSGMDGHLSKPLDIHLVYATMDRFLRGRSRGGGA, via the coding sequence ATGGAACTGATTACCCGCTCGCGCGAGCGGCGGCGCATCGCCATCATCGTGGTCGCGCTCGTCCTTGCGCTTCTGATCGCGCTCGCGTACACGATCGTCTCGTCGCGTCAGGCGACGGCGGCCGCGGTGGAAACCATGAGCGAAGTGTACTTGCAAGAGCTCAGCAACCAGGTCATCTCCCATTTCAACACCGGCATCGACGGCAAGTTCTGCCAGCTGGAAACCGTGGGCAGCTCGCTTGAGCTGTACGACCCGGAGAATCTCGACGAGGTGAGGGATTTCCTCGCCTGCATGGAGGCGGACGATGACGAGTACGCCTACCTTGCGCTGCGTGGCAGCGACGGGCTCTACTACACGTCGTGGGGCTCGGACGCCGCCTCGGATGAGGAGCTTGCCGCCCGCAGCGAGCTGGGGCTGTCGTATCGGGACGCGCACGGCCACGACGTGATGCTATACAACGGAACCATCGCGCTCGTGGATTCCTTCGAGCCCGTTACCTGCGGAGGCGTCACGTTCACCGCCGTCGTCGCCGGGTTCGGCGTCGACACCGTTTCCGGGAAGCTCAACCTCGATCTGGTCAATGGCAGCGCGCGGTCGAGCGTCATCGGCTTCGACGGCACTTGCATCGCAGGATGCGATGCCGAGGGGCTGTGCAACGGCGAGAACCTGTTCGACGCGTTGGAATCGAGCGCTCGCCTCGACAAGGGGTACAGCATGGACCAGGTGCGAGAAGCCGTGGAGAACGGGGAGACGTTCCTGCTTCCCTTCTGGTACGGGGGTCATCACGAGTACCTGTACTTTCGGCCGATGAGCAATCAAGACTGGTATCTGTGCACCGCCATGCCCTACGGCGTGGTGGACGAGGACGTGGCGGGACTCAGCTGGGTGCTCATGCAGAACGCCGTTCTCATGGCGACCATGATCATCGCGGTCATAGCCATCTTCTTCTCGATCTACTATCAGCTGGTCAAGCGCAACACGCGTCTGCTGTCGGACGAGAAGAACCGTGCCGAGCGCGCTTCCGAGGAAGCGCGGCGCGCCAGCTTGGCGAAAAGCGAGTTCCTCTCGCGCATGTCGCACGAGATTCGTACGCCGATGAACGGCATCATGGGCATGACCGCCATCGCGCTCGAGAATGCGCACGACGAGGAGAAGGCGCGAGCCTGCCTCGAGAAGATCGACGTGACGTCCGAGCATCTCATGGCGCTCATCAACGACATCCTCGACATGAGCAAGATCGAGAGCGGCAAGATCGACATCAAGCGCGAGACGTTCGATTTCGGGACGTTCGTAGGGTCGCTCGACGACGTGTTCGGAACGCAGGCTCTCGAACAGGGGATTCGCTACAAGACGGAAGAAGTGGGCGCGCTGCCCTCGCTGCTCGTCGGCGACGGGCTTCGGCTGAACCAGATCGTTTACAATCTCGTTGGCAACGCTTTCAAGTTCACTCCTCGCGACGGCAGCGTCACGCTGCGCATAGAGGAGCTTCCCGCGCCGCCGGAAGAGGATGCTGCGCACGACGACGCGATCTGGCTGCGCTTCTCGGTGACCGATACGGGTTGCGGCATCAAGCCGGAGAACCGCGAGCGGATATTCTCGTCTTTCGAGCAGGGCGACGAGTCTTCATGCAGACGCGGAGGCACGGGTCTGGGCCTTGCCATCACGAAGCGGTTCGCGGAGATGATGGGCGGCCGTATATCGTTGTCGAGCGAGGTGGGGAAGGGGTCGACCTTCACGGTGGACGTGCCGTTCGGGCGAGCCTCGGGCGAAGGGGCCGCCACGTGCGACGATGCGTTCGCCGCGCGGTCCCGAACGCACGGCGACGGAGTTTCGTACGATTTCTCCGGCAGGCGCGTCATCGTCGCCGAAGACAACGAGCTCAACCGCGAGATAGCCACCGAGGTGCTGGCCATGGCGGGTGCCGAGGTCCTGGCGGCATCCACGGGCGCCGAGGCCGTGCGCGCGTTCGAGCGCTCGCACCCGGGCTCCGTCGACCTGATCTTCATGGACATCCAGATGCCCGAGATGGACGGCTACGAGGCGACCCGCGTCATTCGCTCGCTCGATCGCGACGACGCGCGTTCGGTGCCCATCGTCGCGATGACGGCCAACGCGTTCGTCGAGGACGAGGAGCGCAGCCGCATGAGCGGAATGGATGGCCATCTGAGCAAACCCCTTGATATCCATCTCGTATATGCCACAATGGACAGGTTTTTGAGAGGGCGCTCGCGGGGAGGGGGCGCGTAG
- a CDS encoding UvrD-helicase domain-containing protein: protein MNLSTCTPGQRQSIEHVRGPLLVSAGAGSGKTFTLTQRIAYALLPESGPAASGVDEVLAITFTEKAAAEIKARVKRTLRAEGLAEEALRVDGAWISTIHGMCARILRAHALDLGLDPAFGIMGDAERAEAVADAIDGALGDDNDIIARGSYAALFDEYPARSTMPLAPSVASMLQALMDKAAGLRGGLDALDFGPSPAQASTLARELLLAYEGVLPALERAGKSASAERARAAAADAVEALGAFLADASAASDARALAAVVDGCAYLPCTFGGADVKAEVKAYQAVHARVAQNVALALAHPLASELMALAREVTARFEGAKRAACKLDNDDLLVRTLDAFERCPDIAARYERRFKLVMVDEFQDTSQLQIDMIARLAGPRCAHLCTVGDAQQSIYRFRGADVNVYEAHKKAMRADEVGALYVELTKNFRSHGDVLSFVDRVFEQSTVFGEAFMSLEPNEQRPSCYRGSAPRIDLVLSVQPAGRGTGVRTADAKRAGAEAIARRFAALREDGHAPGDMVVLLGKMSRAGMYAEALRAEGFECVVTGGSLFASAPEVRVVARFVEALANPANTAALFEVLTSDMMRLSADDLLVLTTEEDPETGCVRRRDLDRGFARLASRADGLPPRLAHAVRLFERARDESRTRPVATVVRDAVVRSGWMARLEEEGAAGTARAANVLKAVRLVDRLETERHLGLASTARALADELAVGLKEAPGALSGAGGDVVKIMTIHASKGLEFPVVALADFADARAGSGKLLVETCGAIARASLAPAASLEAFPQLAKRSGAAAAGDGEDDADLLAARRLVEGEDGPACALGASSCTQAAYRAQLARRAADEELAEARRKLYVGLTRASEALVVAMDAKAPSAGKPPAYAPLVDDIRSALCGDGDFPEGVAELPYGGTAPARFERILVQPPEPRAEEGVEPAPEPRLFFVPVVDDASRSTLFAGGLARDDAFSYSSIAPNPLPAPADEGVPFAADADKATDLGSAFHRAAQLAVETGRVPGAARLGVLSEAYALSTGQRARLADACERWFSSATYAETLQWGLRRAEVPFFVPISDAFVEGEIDLLCTDDAQLAGARALVVDYKTGGSDGEAPEALRSKHLLQAQCYAYALLRQGCVEVELRFARVEREDSAGGMQTVTYRFTAEDLDGLAVRILSARRA, encoded by the coding sequence ATGAACCTCTCAACCTGCACCCCTGGTCAACGCCAGAGCATCGAGCACGTGCGCGGTCCCTTGCTCGTGTCGGCCGGCGCCGGCTCGGGCAAGACGTTCACGCTCACGCAGCGCATCGCCTATGCGCTTCTGCCCGAGAGCGGCCCTGCGGCGTCCGGCGTCGACGAGGTGCTGGCCATCACGTTCACCGAGAAGGCGGCCGCCGAGATCAAGGCGCGCGTCAAGCGCACGCTGCGCGCCGAAGGGCTGGCCGAGGAAGCGCTGCGCGTGGACGGCGCCTGGATATCCACCATCCACGGCATGTGCGCGCGCATCCTGCGCGCCCACGCGCTCGACCTGGGGCTGGATCCTGCGTTCGGCATCATGGGCGATGCGGAGCGGGCCGAAGCCGTGGCCGACGCCATCGACGGCGCGCTGGGCGACGACAACGATATCATCGCGCGCGGCTCGTACGCGGCGCTGTTCGACGAGTACCCCGCACGCTCGACGATGCCGCTCGCTCCGTCGGTGGCCTCCATGCTGCAGGCTCTGATGGACAAGGCGGCGGGGCTGCGCGGCGGCCTCGACGCGCTCGATTTCGGGCCGTCGCCCGCGCAGGCCTCGACGCTCGCGCGCGAGCTGCTGCTGGCCTACGAGGGCGTGCTGCCCGCGCTCGAGCGGGCGGGGAAGAGCGCGTCCGCCGAACGGGCGCGCGCGGCCGCGGCCGACGCGGTGGAGGCGCTCGGGGCGTTTTTGGCCGACGCGTCCGCGGCGAGCGACGCGCGTGCGCTGGCAGCTGTGGTCGACGGCTGCGCCTACCTGCCGTGCACGTTCGGCGGCGCCGACGTGAAGGCCGAGGTCAAAGCGTATCAAGCTGTGCACGCGCGCGTGGCTCAGAACGTCGCGCTCGCGCTGGCGCACCCGCTGGCCTCCGAGCTCATGGCGCTCGCGCGCGAGGTGACCGCGCGCTTCGAGGGTGCGAAGCGCGCCGCGTGCAAGCTGGATAACGACGACCTGCTCGTGCGCACGCTCGACGCGTTCGAACGCTGCCCGGACATCGCCGCGCGCTACGAACGCCGCTTCAAACTGGTGATGGTGGACGAGTTCCAGGACACCAGCCAGCTGCAGATCGACATGATCGCGCGCCTGGCCGGGCCGCGGTGCGCGCACCTGTGCACGGTAGGCGATGCGCAGCAGTCCATCTACCGCTTCCGCGGCGCCGACGTGAACGTGTACGAGGCTCATAAGAAGGCGATGCGCGCCGACGAAGTGGGCGCGCTCTACGTCGAGCTCACGAAGAACTTCCGCAGCCACGGCGACGTGCTGTCGTTCGTCGACCGCGTGTTCGAGCAGTCGACGGTGTTCGGCGAGGCGTTCATGTCGCTGGAGCCGAACGAGCAGCGCCCCTCCTGCTATCGGGGCAGCGCGCCGCGCATCGACCTCGTGCTGTCGGTGCAGCCCGCGGGGCGCGGCACCGGCGTGCGCACGGCCGATGCGAAGCGCGCCGGCGCCGAGGCCATCGCCCGCCGGTTCGCCGCGCTGCGCGAGGACGGCCACGCTCCCGGCGACATGGTGGTGCTGCTGGGCAAGATGAGCCGTGCGGGCATGTATGCCGAGGCGCTGCGCGCCGAGGGCTTCGAGTGCGTGGTGACGGGCGGGTCGCTGTTCGCGTCCGCGCCCGAAGTGCGCGTGGTCGCCCGCTTCGTGGAGGCGCTGGCGAACCCGGCGAACACGGCTGCGCTGTTCGAAGTGCTGACCAGCGACATGATGCGTCTGTCGGCAGACGACCTCCTCGTGCTGACCACCGAGGAGGATCCTGAGACGGGATGCGTGCGGCGGCGCGATCTCGACCGGGGCTTCGCGCGCCTCGCATCGCGCGCCGACGGACTGCCGCCGCGGCTGGCGCACGCCGTGCGCCTGTTCGAGCGGGCGCGTGACGAGTCGCGCACGCGCCCGGTGGCGACCGTGGTGCGCGATGCCGTGGTGCGTTCGGGGTGGATGGCACGGCTCGAGGAGGAAGGCGCGGCGGGCACGGCGCGAGCCGCGAACGTGCTGAAGGCCGTCCGGCTCGTCGATCGCCTCGAAACCGAGCGCCACCTGGGGCTGGCCTCCACGGCGCGCGCGCTGGCCGACGAGCTGGCCGTAGGATTGAAGGAGGCGCCCGGCGCGTTGTCGGGAGCCGGCGGCGACGTGGTGAAGATCATGACCATCCATGCTTCGAAGGGGCTGGAGTTCCCCGTCGTGGCGTTGGCCGACTTCGCCGACGCGCGCGCGGGAAGCGGCAAGCTTCTGGTGGAGACGTGCGGTGCCATCGCGCGCGCCTCGTTGGCGCCCGCAGCGTCGTTGGAGGCGTTTCCCCAGCTGGCGAAGCGCTCGGGCGCGGCTGCGGCCGGCGACGGCGAGGATGATGCCGATCTGCTGGCCGCTCGCCGTCTCGTAGAAGGGGAGGATGGGCCCGCGTGCGCTCTCGGCGCTTCGTCGTGCACGCAGGCGGCCTACCGCGCCCAGCTCGCGCGCCGTGCGGCCGACGAGGAGCTGGCCGAAGCGCGTCGCAAGCTCTACGTGGGCCTCACGCGTGCCAGCGAGGCGCTTGTGGTGGCGATGGACGCGAAAGCTCCCTCGGCGGGCAAGCCTCCGGCGTACGCCCCGCTCGTCGACGATATCCGCAGCGCGCTGTGCGGCGACGGCGATTTTCCCGAGGGCGTTGCCGAGCTTCCCTACGGCGGCACCGCGCCGGCCCGCTTCGAGCGCATCCTCGTGCAGCCGCCGGAGCCGCGCGCCGAGGAGGGTGTCGAGCCTGCGCCCGAACCGCGGCTGTTCTTCGTGCCCGTCGTGGACGACGCTTCGCGGTCGACGCTCTTCGCGGGAGGCTTGGCGCGCGACGATGCGTTCTCGTACTCGTCGATCGCCCCGAACCCGCTTCCGGCTCCGGCGGACGAGGGCGTGCCTTTCGCCGCGGACGCGGACAAGGCGACGGATCTGGGCAGCGCCTTCCATCGGGCGGCGCAGCTGGCCGTCGAGACGGGAAGGGTTCCCGGCGCTGCGCGCCTCGGCGTGCTCTCCGAGGCGTACGCTCTATCGACGGGACAGCGCGCGCGGCTGGCCGATGCCTGCGAGCGCTGGTTCTCCAGCGCGACGTACGCCGAAACGCTGCAGTGGGGGCTGCGGCGCGCCGAGGTGCCGTTCTTCGTGCCGATATCCGATGCGTTCGTGGAAGGGGAGATCGACCTTCTGTGCACCGACGACGCGCAGCTTGCGGGCGCTCGTGCGCTCGTGGTGGACTACAAGACCGGCGGTTCGGACGGCGAGGCGCCGGAAGCGCTGCGCTCCAAGCACCTCCTGCAGGCGCAATGCTACGCCTATGCACTGCTGCGGCAGGGCTGCGTCGAGGTGGAGCTGCGCTTCGCGCGCGTCGAGCGCGAGGATTCGGCGGGGGGCATGCAAACCGTGACCTACCGCTTCACTGCCGAAGATCTCGACGGGCTGGCCGTCCGCATCCTAAGCGCCCGAAGGGCGTAG
- a CDS encoding PD-(D/E)XK nuclease family protein produces the protein MPFQHHILDHAGDVLDAARAYLESWLAAGLAPVLLVPSPAAADRVRRALAEGPCALGARVETPMMWVRDRWDLFGDGRRIVSSFDRALLVRRACLETERTALEATPGVVGLLARLAREALPHLTAPVAANAGLSAAERDALMVLERYAELLQEAGCCESSQAAALLPEAMEAPAPLVLAGFDDLDCAEERMTAALAQRTDVVRLDDGCRAPSGADGRASELQGLLERLFKPAMPEPLRPTGRVRFLLPAGRYAAPTLVASTVAQAVADERLRAVEEGRDPLPVAVTARDPRALFDDVAGALLEAGAASAVSASRAFADTAFGRAFLALHAFACGAWSIAQASDFALGPFSGIGIRTACELDAAWRGDRTVERARIAADLARESEAAADALTALEAGDADGALAGFEARLRARTDLDPAFRAEQLAAVSCARRFAAACSRANAVFDGALPLLERMPVSSSARSARDEGARPDALFMSLDEAAELPACSCAALVLCDLDAGSYPVRLVEDGGTLLLEKLGLGRPADALAASRRRFFRALSSACETVVCERVLNTEDANEAYPSVMFEELLDCYREADAGEDDRATGLPKPLVAFAMLAGEDALHDNLALVCEGVQPRVGKGGATLSWELSAAGAVSPEQRPRIVLPRSPREGLRGADAALALSPSALESYLECPYKWFALRRLRLSEPDAGFGPLEMGSFSHNVLRSFYEHFREAGHAKVDSATLPEARALLGETFDRHLESQRNLKRSVNPLIPRTAFERAETADLRKRLVRFLDREALLLPGFEPVRFEFDFGSSEPFPYAGCLLRGSVDRIDVNGAGQAVVIDYKGSLNGDYALDSASPAAQAGGAVLPHKVQTLMYAQVARKVLGLDVVGALYVSYGRDRRVSGAFDRTVVGERDVPGIDVERCGVPGPAGEALGVSSFGELVDAVEDRIARAVRTLADGCIGPDPRGGDPCGYCPVLACEKRMGA, from the coding sequence ATGCCTTTTCAACATCACATACTCGACCATGCGGGCGACGTGCTGGACGCCGCCCGCGCATATCTGGAATCGTGGCTGGCGGCGGGTCTCGCGCCCGTGCTGCTGGTTCCCAGTCCCGCCGCTGCCGACCGCGTGCGCCGCGCGCTCGCGGAGGGGCCGTGCGCGCTGGGAGCGCGCGTGGAGACGCCTATGATGTGGGTGCGCGACAGGTGGGATCTGTTCGGCGACGGGCGCCGCATCGTGTCGTCGTTCGATCGCGCATTGCTCGTGCGCCGCGCCTGCTTGGAGACCGAACGGACGGCGCTTGAAGCCACGCCGGGCGTCGTCGGCCTGCTCGCGCGCTTGGCGCGCGAGGCGTTGCCGCATCTGACGGCGCCGGTCGCCGCAAACGCCGGTCTGAGCGCGGCCGAGCGCGATGCGCTCATGGTGCTCGAGCGTTACGCGGAGCTTCTGCAGGAGGCGGGGTGCTGCGAATCGTCGCAGGCGGCGGCTCTGCTTCCCGAGGCTATGGAGGCGCCCGCGCCCCTTGTGCTGGCCGGGTTCGACGACCTTGACTGCGCTGAGGAGCGGATGACGGCCGCGCTCGCGCAGCGGACCGACGTCGTTCGCCTCGATGACGGCTGCCGCGCCCCGTCGGGTGCCGACGGGCGCGCCTCCGAGCTGCAAGGGCTGTTGGAGCGTCTGTTCAAGCCCGCGATGCCCGAGCCTCTGCGCCCGACGGGGCGGGTGCGCTTCTTGCTTCCGGCGGGACGCTACGCCGCGCCGACCCTCGTGGCGAGCACGGTGGCGCAGGCCGTGGCCGACGAGCGCCTCCGCGCGGTCGAGGAGGGGCGCGATCCGCTGCCCGTTGCGGTGACTGCCCGCGATCCTCGCGCGTTGTTCGACGACGTTGCGGGCGCGCTGCTCGAAGCGGGCGCCGCCTCGGCCGTGAGTGCGAGCCGGGCGTTCGCCGACACCGCGTTCGGACGCGCGTTTCTCGCTCTGCACGCGTTCGCCTGCGGCGCATGGAGCATCGCGCAGGCGTCCGACTTCGCGCTCGGACCGTTCTCGGGCATCGGGATCCGAACGGCCTGCGAGCTGGATGCCGCGTGGCGCGGGGACCGCACGGTCGAGCGCGCGCGCATCGCGGCCGATCTCGCCCGCGAAAGCGAGGCGGCGGCCGACGCGCTGACGGCGCTGGAGGCGGGCGACGCGGACGGCGCGCTCGCGGGGTTCGAGGCGCGCCTGCGCGCACGTACGGACCTCGATCCGGCGTTTCGCGCGGAGCAACTGGCGGCCGTGTCGTGCGCGCGCAGGTTCGCGGCGGCATGCAGTCGCGCGAACGCGGTGTTCGACGGCGCATTGCCGTTGCTGGAGCGCATGCCGGTTTCCTCAAGCGCTCGGTCGGCGCGCGACGAAGGCGCGCGCCCCGACGCGCTGTTCATGTCGCTCGACGAGGCGGCCGAGCTTCCCGCGTGCTCTTGCGCCGCGCTCGTGCTGTGCGATCTCGACGCGGGCTCCTACCCGGTGCGGCTCGTCGAGGACGGCGGCACGCTGCTTCTGGAGAAGCTGGGCCTCGGCCGCCCCGCAGACGCGCTCGCCGCCTCCCGCCGCCGATTCTTCCGCGCGCTTTCGAGCGCCTGCGAGACGGTGGTGTGCGAGCGCGTGCTGAACACCGAGGATGCGAACGAGGCGTATCCGTCGGTTATGTTCGAGGAGCTGCTCGACTGCTACCGGGAAGCGGATGCGGGCGAGGACGACCGGGCGACGGGGCTTCCCAAGCCGCTCGTCGCCTTCGCCATGCTGGCAGGGGAGGACGCGCTCCACGACAACCTCGCGCTCGTCTGCGAGGGTGTGCAGCCGCGCGTAGGCAAAGGAGGGGCGACGCTGTCCTGGGAGCTGTCGGCCGCGGGCGCGGTGTCGCCCGAGCAGCGCCCGCGCATCGTGCTGCCGCGCTCGCCGCGCGAGGGGCTGCGCGGCGCCGACGCCGCGTTGGCGCTGTCGCCGTCTGCGCTGGAAAGCTACCTTGAATGTCCCTACAAGTGGTTCGCTCTGCGCCGTCTTCGCCTGTCGGAGCCGGACGCCGGGTTCGGGCCTCTCGAGATGGGCAGCTTCTCCCACAACGTGCTGCGTAGCTTCTACGAGCATTTCCGCGAGGCGGGGCATGCGAAGGTGGACTCCGCGACGCTTCCCGAAGCGCGCGCGCTTCTAGGCGAGACGTTCGACCGCCATCTGGAATCGCAACGCAACCTCAAGCGCTCGGTCAACCCGTTGATCCCGCGCACCGCCTTCGAACGCGCCGAGACGGCCGATCTGAGGAAGAGGCTCGTCCGGTTCCTCGACCGCGAGGCGCTGCTGCTGCCGGGCTTCGAGCCCGTGCGCTTCGAGTTCGATTTCGGCTCGAGCGAGCCGTTCCCGTACGCAGGATGCCTGCTGCGCGGCAGTGTGGACCGCATCGACGTGAACGGGGCCGGCCAGGCGGTGGTTATCGACTACAAGGGGTCGCTCAATGGCGACTACGCGCTGGATTCGGCATCGCCCGCCGCGCAGGCGGGCGGCGCGGTGCTTCCCCATAAGGTGCAGACGCTCATGTACGCTCAGGTGGCGCGCAAGGTGCTGGGTCTCGACGTGGTGGGTGCGCTGTACGTGTCGTACGGCCGCGATCGGCGCGTCTCGGGCGCCTTCGACCGCACGGTCGTGGGCGAGCGAGACGTGCCCGGCATCGACGTCGAGCGCTGCGGCGTGCCGGGGCCGGCAGGCGAGGCGCTGGGCGTCTCGTCGTTCGGCGAGCTGGTGGACGCGGTGGAGGATCGCATCGCCCGGGCCGTGCGCACGCTGGCCGACGGCTGCATCGGTCCCGATCCGCGCGGGGGAGACCCGTGCGGGTATTGCCCCGTGCTCGCCTGCGAGAAAAGGATGGGCGCATGA
- a CDS encoding glycosyltransferase family 2 protein — MDQKIDTPRAQSGTVAVLIPCYNEAVTIGKVVDDFRRVLPEATVYVYDNNSSDGTASIAAEHGAVVRAERRQGKGNVVRQMLRDIDADYYVMVDGDDTYPAEAAPELLAPLMADEADMSVGDRLSNGTYGEENDRAFHGFGNDLVRTLIKWIYGFEFSDVMTGYRAFNAVFAKTMPVLSPGFEIETELSIHAVDKRWRIAEVPIDYRDRPEGSESKLNTFSDGMKVLAMIMSLFKDYRPLALFSWLALLFCLLGLIAGIPVIWEFAATGLVPRLPSALLAVALVFVGILAFASGLILDTVVKGTRKEYELQVTQAYERYGRRRA, encoded by the coding sequence GTGGATCAGAAGATCGATACGCCGCGCGCCCAGAGCGGCACCGTCGCCGTGCTCATCCCCTGCTACAACGAGGCCGTAACCATCGGCAAGGTGGTCGACGACTTCAGGCGCGTGCTGCCCGAAGCGACCGTGTACGTCTACGACAACAACTCCTCCGACGGCACCGCTTCCATCGCGGCCGAGCACGGCGCCGTGGTGCGGGCCGAACGCCGCCAGGGCAAGGGCAACGTCGTGCGCCAGATGCTGCGCGATATCGACGCCGACTACTACGTCATGGTGGACGGCGACGACACGTACCCCGCCGAGGCCGCACCGGAGCTTTTGGCTCCGCTCATGGCCGACGAGGCCGATATGAGCGTAGGCGACCGCCTGTCCAACGGCACGTACGGCGAAGAGAACGACCGCGCCTTCCACGGCTTCGGCAACGACCTCGTGCGCACGCTCATCAAGTGGATCTACGGATTCGAGTTCTCCGACGTCATGACCGGCTATCGCGCCTTCAACGCCGTGTTCGCCAAGACCATGCCCGTGCTCTCGCCCGGCTTCGAGATCGAGACCGAGCTGTCCATCCACGCCGTGGACAAGCGCTGGCGCATCGCCGAGGTGCCGATCGACTACCGCGACCGCCCCGAAGGATCGGAGAGCAAGCTCAACACGTTCTCAGACGGCATGAAGGTACTGGCCATGATCATGTCGCTGTTCAAGGACTATCGCCCGCTCGCGCTGTTCAGCTGGCTCGCGCTTCTGTTCTGCTTGCTGGGCCTCATCGCCGGCATCCCCGTCATCTGGGAGTTCGCCGCAACGGGCCTCGTACCGCGCCTGCCCTCCGCATTGCTGGCCGTGGCCCTCGTGTTCGTCGGCATCCTCGCATTCGCCAGCGGCCTCATCCTGGACACGGTGGTCAAGGGCACTCGCAAGGAGTACGAGCTGCAGGTGACGCAGGCCTACGAGCGCTACGGCAGGCGCAGGGCGTAA